The DNA segment TAATCATGTATAACATATGTATATAGACAATTATTACCACAAGGGTTAGGAGTGGATTTTGCAGTTAAAAAGCCTTTAATAGGCTGCGATATTAAGAAATAAGTAGGCTATGCCTGGCATTCTACCCTCCTCAGGGTATCAATGTTCCCCAACACACAAGTACCCACAGCACTGGAGTCACAGGTTAGTGACGATGTGAAAGGCTGCTACTGTCTTAAGATCTCCCTTCCAACAGCGCCATCTTGTGTAACAAAGGAATAAATGCAGAATAATGTTTCCCAACGGCTCAAAAAATATCTAATCATAATTTCGTTGTAGTTTCCTTTTTTAAGAAAGTTTCTTGGATCACATTACATTTAAGGTTATGGGCATCACATGCGACTTATCACGGATTAGGTTTAGAGTAGGTTACAAGACGTTCTTAGAGGGTCGATGGGTCGCGTTAGGCATCTATGCTGTATCTATGGACGGCATCTCTCGATTAAACCAATAAATGCCTCTTCTTATGTTTCCTGACCCCCTTGTTCTGGGTGATGGCTACTGACAACGCCAACGGCGTCCTAAACCCTGGACGTCCGAGGAACGATATGCGTGgatgacacacacatggataacACAAAttattgataaataaataaattatataaatgtatatatatatatatatatatatatatgtgtgtgtgtgtgtgggggggggagagtgtgtaATGTTTTTACTAGTCTGGTACTGTAGCATgtcaataggcctacatgttttaTGAGAGCACTTGTCAAGTATGTGTTCTACTCATTACTAATACTAATTACTAAAAACGAATAATGTTTTTCCCACCACAGATCATATTTAATCCGAAAAATCAGCAGCTGTTGTgagatacaacccccccccccccccccccccacacagaggCCCCGCATGACGTCATGttttagccccgccccctgacacCATTATCGGCGTGCCCTACACTATGATGGACAGCTGTCCCTGCATCATCCTCAATTTATAAAGCAGCGAGGATACGGGACCAGCTGTCCATCAAACAGCACACTCTGTTCAAAAAACTACACATCATCTACTGTCTCACCACACAGGATAACTCTGCGAATAGCGCTCCGATCCGCCTCCGACACAGGGGTACTCAGCGATTAACTAAACTTTACTCTCGCCTCTCATTCTGCTGCGCATACGTAGTTATTACTCCGTGGTTTGGGCGGTATTGGTTTTGTAACAGCGAAGGCGTGTAAAGTTTCAAGGGGAAAACTTCCCAGAAGTGGAGAGCACGATGGATGAAGGTTAACATGGGGGACTAGACAATTTCTCTAGTTCAATCCGGAGTCAATAGGCCTCagttattaatattattcatCGTCGTCTACCGTCAGTAAACATTCCCCGGTGCAGTTTCATCCAAAGGCTATTAAATAAGGGTCTGAGTTTCTTTCATTAAGCCAAACACATCCACAACAAGCAGCTTATGCTGTTCGCCTGAGGCGGACTTTTATCAGAGAAAAATACATCTTAATCCTGGATACTTTAGGGGAGTGCATAGTTGGAGGAAGTCGTGTCTTCAGGACCAATGAGGGCTGCAGCTGTCTGGAGGCATTCATGGAACCAGAGGCATGGCTCATGTGGAGGCTGCAGTCCTGTGCTCAAAGCCCTACATTATTTATCTGCTGGGAAATGTTTGCGAACATGCGTCTTTACTGCATCGTATATAAAAGAAGGGTGCACTCtgcaatgcattttgaatggtgTGTGATGCATTATTGAAACGTGTATTAGAACAAAGCATGAGCAACATTGTTTTTGCCTTTGAAGCTGAACCTTATCACAACCTTAATATGTCAGATAACACATATTTAACGTGTTAAACCTCCACTGTGAGCATAATAGTAGGACTAATGTATTAAGTGACGACCGTGAACcttattatgattttttttaaacctttcaTTATTTTCTTGAAAAGTCTCTTTACATTCCTAGTGGCCGCATTCAGTCATTATTATATACTAAAACTAGTTAGTTTGTTAGAATTGGCGACGTGCGCCGGAAAACACATCCCAGTAATGGCGCCAATGACAACAAAGAGTGGGCGTGCGTGAAGTTTAAAAGAGCCCTTGGTTCATTGTGATTGGCTCTCATAATTTAAAGCCCTAGCGCTTAAAGCCAATAGCTACACATATACACGGGTAGTATGCAAATAACCGAGTTTCTCCATGAGGGGCGTTTCGAGGGCCCAATGAGGACAGAGGAACGTGTCAGAATGTAATATTCAGCATCGCGGGGGAGGGGCCTGCGTGCGGAGGTAGGCTGCGGAGCAACATGGAGGTTCAGATGTTGCTCAGCCGCCATTGAAGCAGGAAGGCCACAGTGATAGCGCGCCCAAAAACAGCcttttatttttcagttttcCTTTGTTGTTGCTTGTTTTAGGACTACTTTAGCTTTAAGATGGACATGAAGAAGCGCATCAGCATGGAGCTGGGGGACAGGGACCCCTCCGAGGTAATGCAACAGCAATAGTTAGATTTGAACGTGTTTATTAATCGTAAATACTCGGTTAAAGGTGCCCTGTCTTGACAGTGGGCTGCGAGATGACGATGCTCCGTGTCGTTGTTTCCTCTCGTTGAGTGTTACTTGGAGCCCGTTTTCGGGCTTTCTTATGCACTGAATTTTCGCAGCTTTCGTCCACATTTATCGAATAAGTTACACATTTAAACGGGTTCGGGAAATGTGCGTTACGGTTTTTAGGTCAGGTTCCGCGCGCATTCGAACCCTCTCGCGCTCTCGGACTCCTCGCTCGCGGGCTGCCGCTGTGCACGCGCCGCGAGCCTCACGCATGCCGCGGCGCTAAGCTAACGGATAAAGCACGAATGTTCTCTTAAATGAGCTTCGTGCTCCCTTCGTTGTAGAGTATTTTAACGTGTTTCGCCCACGGCCAACGTGGCTCCGGTATAACGATAACGAAGCGCTTTCGTGCGCCATGGGCGCGTTCCGTAGGGTTTAAGCGACGCTTTGCCCAAGAACAAGCGGGGCATCGATAATAAAAACCTAAACCTCGTTACTGACCTGTCCAAGTTATCGTTTTGTATCGACAAACTGCTCGAAATTCGTATTAACAGACGTTTACGTTAGGACGCTTCGTCGCACACTGAATTCAAATAGCTATTATTAAGTAGGTCGTTGTTGTTCTACTTTTCCACACTGGTATTGTCGGACTTGTATTTCTTATGTAACGTTAAAACTCTACTTCGCCAACAATACGAATTCATTCGTTAACCTCTTTCCGAACTTCGTAAGAAAGATCTACAGGAACATTACGgcattttttcggtttagtcTCGGCGTCAGTTAGCGTGTTGGCCGCGCGACCGGATGTCGGTTTGTGGAGGCGTGTCGCTTCGAGGCGTGTCCCTCTCGAGCGGGCTGCAAATGCTTCGAACTATTCGTCCAACTCTCCTCAGTGTTTACCCCGATGGAGGTCGGACGACACGGACGATTAACACTCTATGGCTTCTTTAGACTCGAATATTTGAATGGGAGTGTCTGCTCCTATGTGAATGAAATTAAATGCTCACGTTTCAAAGCCCTTTACCTCAAACAGGAAAATAGTGACAATAAACATGGGTGCGTTATATCTAGTACACAAACGTCCTTTACGTAACACCCACTCTGAGCGCTGCCTCCACTCAAGTGCTTAACAGGTAAAACCCTATTAGCGAGTAGACTCGCTCATCATGGGGTGTTAGGACTTTAGACGTGCCAAAGGCGCCTCAACACAGTTTCCAGATGGAGCTCAGGGGATTAAACCAGCGTCCCTTGGGttgccttctcccccctctgagCCATGCATGGGTTGTTGGTTctaagtgtgtgttgtgttgcctcCCAGGTGCTGGAGCTTGACGTGCACAGCTGTCGGTCTGCCGACGGAGAGGTGGAAGGCCTGACCGACGAGTACAAGGAGCTGGAGTTCCTCAGTATGGTCAGCGTGGGCCTCAGCTCGCTGGCCAAGCTACCGCCGCTGCCCAAGCTGCACAaggtcagtcccccccccccccccccccagacaagCCTCTTGGTCAAGCCACCGGTTTGTAAAGCGGGCcgtaaacactcacacacctggcGGTGAAATACGGGGCCGCAATGTTTATAGTGTGAAGTACCCACCCATCTGGTTAAAATATTATAAAGTACGCACTACTCTTTTTCACTAGTGTTATTCCAAACATCTTGTTGTGATTGCAACTTGTTGGTTTACGATCTATATGCATGACGGTTGTGTAGCAGTTAATAGGCACACTTTCACTTGACTACTAACTACGGTTATGCTCATGTATGGTAAAGTAATGAAGTCCTCATAAAGCCAAAGCTCACCCCACATACCCCTTAAGAACACGCCATGTATTCGCGGTAAGAATGTATGTATGGTTTGTATGGTTtgaacatacagtatataacacttggtctctccgtctctcagcTGGAGGTGAACAACAACGCCATCTCCGGGGGTCTTGACGTGCTGGTGGCCAAGTGCCCCAGCCTGAGCTACCTCAACCTCTGTGGGAACAAGATCAAGGACTTTGCTGCCCTGGAAGCCCTGGTAAGACGGCCGCCCCCCTCCTGAGTGAGCCGGCTGTGAGCCCTTAACACTGGCTGTATCAGTGAGTGGTGAGCCATTCAGGAGACGCGTCTATGCAAAGTGGCTCCAGTAGGAAGGGTCGTAAAGGGGAATAATGCAATGATTACTGTTGGATAGTTTTCTCCCTTTTGCCGAAACTCTCGTAGAAATAAGAATCATGACTATTATGTACAACGGTATAGAAATGATATAAATCCTGTTTATATAAATATTGGTTAATTGAAAATTAGTTTCTATACATTCTCCTTGGATTGTTTGCATTTGCATTGACACTGGAGCCACGAAGTCTGAGACggaggccaatcgactgacctCTTCGTTGTGTAGATTCCTTTTACCGTCTTGCAGACATCAACTTCACCCGGTGTATTGCAATTTAACTTTGTCTCGCCCGCAAtggccaatcctaaactctcAAAGATTGTCTCACTCCCTGTTTCCTTTGTATTAACAGCTCCCTGTATCTTCCAATGATGATGCtctaaaattaaatcaaataattTGTTGGCCGAAGGGTTCTAAAAAAAGTTCATCATTAgacaaattttaaaatgttatttcaaAGAAATATGACTCGAGTACTTTATTGCTTTAACCAGCGATAAATAAATCGTGGTTTTGTATTTGCATGAATTATTCTCCTGCAAAAAAGTCTTGGACACGGTATGTGTCATTCATTTGTGACGCAAAGGACAGAATAAAGCACTATCATAAACATGTGgcaaaaggcaaaaaaaaaatcattttgggAGATTTTCAGTCTTAAATAAAAATGTCCAGCAGTTCCTGCAGTCTCTCTGTCTACCACTGGTCGTTAGTCTGGCATCAGATGGACATTGCAGAGGTCCGAGCTTTTCTTACTTATCAATTTTTTGGGATAGTTTTAGGAAAGCTCCAGTAGTGCAACCAGTAAACAAGAAGCTCTATAAAATGTCTCAAAAAAATCCTAATCCCGATTATTTTgttcaatattgatatcacgattattcaaacgattattttttgagtttgaaaacatcatgtatttattcagcaggtctctcccaaaaaatattatatcatattagtTTTGTAATAGTTTGACGCTGAAATCGCGATCAGAATTCGATGAGTCGCCGGGCCCTGCTGATGTCCtactctgacccccccccccccagcggaaCCTGAAGAGCCTCCAGAGGCTGGAGCTGATTGGCTGCGAGGTGACGACCCTGGACGACTACCGGGCCAGCGTGTTCGACCTGCTGCCCCAGATCGTGTACCTGGACGGGTACGACCCCGAGGACAACGAGGCCCCggactcggaggaggaggacggtgagagaggggggaccaGACCGCGTTGGGTCGGGGTCCTACTGGGGTCCTACTGGGGTCCTACTGGACCAGACCGCTTGGGGCCGGGGTCCTACTGGGGTCCTACTGGGCCAGACCGCCTGGGGCCGGGGTCCTACTGGGGTCCTACTGGGGTCCTACTGGGGTCCTACTGGACCAGACCGCTTGGGACCGGGGTCCTACTGGACCAGACCGGGGTCTTACTGGACCGCACAGCCTTACGTTGACATTGAGAGCGTTGACactctttcatccaaagcgactcacaatagaacatttgtcagaagaaagagaaactacACTAcatctgtcggtacagtaagggtgTTCATAGAACCGAGTGCCAATCACTAGGGTAACCCATTCACGTGCACAACAAGGATAGTTATGGTAAGATGCtccacaatgctaagtactatttttaagtgcaaggacgtacagcatacaataactaagtgcgtacattaagtgtaCATTAAGTACACTATGGATCTGGGTTGACCAAATCGGAGTACACTGGAACCGTCCTTCCGCTGGAGACGTCGTTGGGTTCGTCTTCGGCAGAGCGTGTATTTCGGTTTAGCTAAAGTAAATAACTAAAGTGTGTTTGGAGGACGACGGTGACCtttactgtgtttgtttgtagacGATGATGAGGCCGGTCCCACGGGGGATGgggatgacgacgatgatgacgatgatgaggatgacgaGGGGTCAGACGGCGACGACGTCGGCCTGTCTTACCTGATGAAGGACGGCATTCAGGTGAGTGGCCGAGCAGCGCTGTGCCGCGATTGGCCCCttagggggacaggaagtgatgtcatggGGCCGGCCAGTAGATTGATCCTGGGCTGTCTGATTTTTAATCGAGACGGAAAATAGCGATGCAACGATCACTACCAATATGCAAATGTGTTCTACTATTTCATTAGTTTGTGACAAGACGTCGTGATACTTTCCTTCGGTCTGAACTCCAGCCGTGACACAAGAGGCTGATCAGTGGTCAGTTTTTGTCCTCGGCGCGTGACGATAAAGTTAACCCTCTGATGTGTCTCTGCCCCGATCCCAGGACgaagaggacgatgacgactacgttgaggaggatgatgatgatgagggtggagGTATGTGTTCgctggcgggggtgggggtgggggtgggggtggagggggggcagcCCTCCTATTGCGGACTGCTCCTCCCATAGCAGACTCCTacacacaggaaacaggaaatgaTGTCATTCGAACTAGGGTTGACTGTTCCAGAATGTGGTGATGACCGTTTACCTAAACGTATAGTCCAATACATTTGAGTTCCTCTGATGTTTATCCTGTACACTGTATGGAAGATGACAGTAGTTGTTGTACGATAGATTCTCTCACATGATGTTGAGAAACTACTCAgtagcccaccccccccctggatTTGTTTGGGACAATTGAACAATTGACAACACAAAATACCTTCAGCACTTCCGCTGTTTAacgcactctctctccccctccccctccctctctctctctccccatatccctccctcccccatccttccctccctctctccctccctctccctccctctctctctccatctccctccccctcgttccctctctccctctccatatctccctcccccatccttccctcaccctccctccctccccctccccctcccactccctccctccccctccccctcccactctctcctccccctccctccctctctctcctccccctgcctccctctctctcctcccccatccttccctctctcccccatccctccctctctcctccccctgcctccctctctctcctcccccatccttccctctctcccccatccctccctctctctcctccccatccctccctctctcctccctcatccctccctctctctctcccccgttctcccccctctcccccacagcagcagctgcagcgggGGTGCCGgcgggggagaagaggaagagggcccCCGAGGACGAGGGCGAggatgacgacgacgatgacgacgatgacgaatagatccagcagggggcgctgctgGTCCTATAATTATCTAGATGTTACCATAGAAACTGACCAGGGTTTTCCCACAACGTTTGTCTacaacatgttgttttttttaatcatttgtgtgtgtgtgtgtgtgtgtgtgagtgtgtgagtgtgtgtgggcgtgtttgtgtgcgcgcgtgtggaGCTACAGACACTGGGGGTTCTGAAACTGGAACTTTTACGCCACGTTTACACCGGTGCAACCAGTCAGGACACCGGTGGAACCGAATCTCTTACTGGTTTACAAGAAAAATCACTCATCCTTCAGGTGACCCAGATACTTCAAACCGGAGGCACAGATTCACGTCTGATTGGACCGTAAAACGTCCTCCATCCCACCTAGGCCTGTCAATCTGTCCGACTCTGAGTTCCTCTGCCGTACCCGCCCCCCACGGCGGGCAGATTTCCGTTCAGAGTTCAGCATTAACCCAATCGCCTCCGACTCGTCCCTTCCCTGTCCTCCACGTTTTGGGTCCCAGCCCCGTCTAGCTCGCGTTGAGTTCCAGCCCCCCTCCGTGCCCTCCACCGTTCAGGTTCCAGATACTTCCACCGCTTCATAGACGACCTGTAAATAGAGTTCTCTCCTTGTCAGTTATTTTTGATTTGCTCCCGTGTGTTTCCTGCCTCCTTTACACCGGGCCGTGGGCTAACGGAAACTTAGTCTTTCAAAgggttcttttatttttttattttcttgcctTCAGATTATGTCATGTCTGAGGTTTGTGTGTTGTAACCTTCTGGCAAGTGTTTTGGAATAAAAATCTAAATGTTCGTCTTTGTTTGGTATCGTAAATGTGTGGCTTTTGGCATCATGTATCTAAAATGCTGGCCTGTTGCTGAAAATGATGTGTATCCAAGTTCACTAAAAGTTGCTTTGTATAAAAGCATATTCTaaatttattattaaaaatcAAGTGTGGTTTTATCAATAGCTAAAGATTTAAGGCAAACCAAAGTAGATAAGAGTCTGAGAAGTTTTCTTTCCTCAGCCGGTATTTAATCCGGTTGTGAGCTACTTAGGATATTAAGATGACCAATTTCCAGAGTGACCGCTAGGCGGCAGTGTAGACACGTACTTTTCGGGTATAAAATAATGGAACggagttattaattattatgaatttcCCACGGCAGGTACTTATGAGGCATTTAAGTTTCAGCTTTTGTCAAAGATCCTTATAACATTTTATGATAGATTTTGTTTCTGCTATTATTCCTGAAGTATCGTCCCTGAGTTGTTTCTCGGAAATCCTACCGATCCTGGTTCTCTCTATTATAAAATGGATTTAAAAAAACGTTAAACTGTTTTAATGAACAGGTCCCACCCACGGAGGTGTGCGCttgtgagcaagagagaaagaggtgtgTGCAAGAAAACAAACGTCCAATCGTGCAGGCAGACCCACATTTTCCAACAGAACGTGTGCAGTGTATCTGCAGGCCTCCTACGaacagtagcctatgtctttATTTGCATTAATTGCATTAAATATGATGACTCTTGGATGGAAGCATCTACTAAATTATAGTTCGACAGAGAAGCCTGTTCGCACAGGCCTTTGACCATCACTTCCTCTTCTCACTGTCTTCTTTGtcttcgtatatatatatatctgactcgctccctcccccttcGCTGATGCAGTAATCCGCTCGTCTTGCATACCATATATGGATGCACATGGCCCTTGAGGGGCGTGGCTtaacacgcacgcgcgcgcacacacacacacacacacacacacacacacacacacacacacacacacacacacacacacacacacacacacacacactcaattataGACCTTTGTTGTGGGGCATCTGGTTATGTCTGTCAGTTGTGTTATCTTCTATCGGTCTATATATGTTTACTatattgtctgtctgtttatacCGTATGTGTGTCGATGTGGTGAAGTCTATTGCCTTCACCACAGTATAAAGGCTCCTATATAAAGCTGTTACAACCGTACACATCAATCTCATCAGGACAGAAATCTCCCACAGACTCCAGCGGGAACAGAAGGACAAGCTGAATAGATAACTAAAGGGAGCATATCCTAGACTGTATATGCTGAATGCAATGGCTGTAGTGGTAGAGTAGAGGACAGAAGAGACCCCTCATGTATTAAAGAGACCCCAGGTCTCTGGCATACTCCTAGTGGCTTGACCCCTGGGTTATCCACTGATGAAATCACTCACAGCACATTTTAATTCAGAAACAATCTTAAAATGTTGCATTTTTCACTGAGAATACAACGAATGTCCTCCATTTGCACACACCATTTTTCAATCTGCATTATTGTCTGTACATGTCTTGTCTCCTTGTGAAACGTCATCTTTCACTCTTGCTGTCGAAGTCCTAGGTATTGGGGAAAGCCCTTTGAACTGCGTTTAGCTGTTACTTCGGACGGCTGCTAGGGGGCGCTGGATCATCCaccaggggttaggggttatagttataataaaaataatcctctgaaaaaaataaaagggatcCTTTATAAAATTAAAATGCAGgctatatgtttttatttattgccttatttatttatttattccaggTTTTATTTCATAGCcatgtttaattattttttaaatttaaatattGAGTGAAATGTCATTCCATAAGCAACCTGCTGCAATAATTCGCACTTTAATGGTGAAGGACTTGAAAAGGACTTGAAATCTTCCTATAGCCTGGGGTGTTGGTTGATCACAGAGTATATAATACAATAAGGATCTGTAACTAGGAGTGTCTGGATTTCATTTCATTACTTTTATTAAACTGACGTCCttttccaaagcgactc comes from the Gadus chalcogrammus isolate NIFS_2021 chromosome 6, NIFS_Gcha_1.0, whole genome shotgun sequence genome and includes:
- the anp32e gene encoding acidic leucine-rich nuclear phosphoprotein 32 family member E isoform X1; this encodes MDMKKRISMELGDRDPSEVLELDVHSCRSADGEVEGLTDEYKELEFLSMVSVGLSSLAKLPPLPKLHKLEVNNNAISGGLDVLVAKCPSLSYLNLCGNKIKDFAALEALRNLKSLQRLELIGCEVTTLDDYRASVFDLLPQIVYLDGYDPEDNEAPDSEEEDDDDEAGPTGDGDDDDDDDDEDDEGSDGDDVGLSYLMKDGIQDEEDDDDYVEEDDDDEGGAAAAAGVPAGEKRKRAPEDEGEDDDDDDDDDE
- the anp32e gene encoding acidic leucine-rich nuclear phosphoprotein 32 family member E isoform X2 gives rise to the protein MDMKKRISMELGDRDPSEVLELDVHSCRSADGEVEGLTDEYKELEFLSMVSVGLSSLAKLPPLPKLHKLEVNNNAISGGLDVLVAKCPSLSYLNLCGNKIKDFAALEALRNLKSLQRLELIGCEVTTLDDYRASVFDLLPQIVYLDGYDPEDNEAPDSEEEDDDDEAGPTGDGDDDDDDDDEDDEGSDGDDVGLSYLMKDGIQDEEDDDDYVEEDDDDEGGAAAAGVPAGEKRKRAPEDEGEDDDDDDDDDE